In Halosegnis marinus, one genomic interval encodes:
- the fdhF gene encoding formate dehydrogenase subunit alpha, with product MSADDPLPRVPGVDNPTHETPLTEDFETGTANDPPVGAAAETTLTVDGTEVTVPAGATLLDAVEAAGAGDDVAALCRYDRESEATDLVGPRSTCRTCTVEADGDLVASCSRPARDGTEVRTDAAEAAEAREVNLDLVLSNHNLRCTTCGKNGRCELQDTAVEQGVEHPRYGVFDDRSEYEPLDDSSPNIQIDRNKCITCNRCVEACNDVQVQGVLRIEGTGEDTRIGFMSDAETMADSQCVSCGHCATVCPTGSLVETGYADAQTLPIPGFNQKNSIGKTVGGEDRPDPAEGKSGVARFMARARASARDAGERGFLAAEHAAEAVAAKTLPEGRLFDVADATARFRGRDIDATETTCGYCAVGCRFEVHTKGDEVLGVRATDPEGAPANDFSTCVKGKFGYEFAGSDDRLTKPLVRRDGDLEPASWDEALDRVVEGFERIRDDYGPEALAAFASSKATNEENYLMQRLARDVLRTPNIDNCARLCHSSTVAALLQTVGYGAMTNSIADVAGADAYLITGSNTTESHPVLATRIKQNVRDGADLVVFDPRRTGIAEHADQYTRTDPGYDVAWLNGLTRYVIEHDLHDADYVEEHVHGFDELREKVEPFTPAEVERLAGVPPEELASAAETLADAENVVFGWAMGLTQHSHGTANVLAVANLALVLGQVGKPNAGLSPFRGHNNVQGGGGDMGTLPNKLPGYRDPADPDVRADFADVWGAEPPAEYGLKVPEVFDAALDGEVRGLYVMGENPALSEPDIGHADEALDALEFLVVQDLFRTETAEHADVVLPAASFAETDGTFTNTERRVQRVRPARDAPGKARADFDILTEVAARFGADWDYDSPADAMDEIASLAPIYGGISHDRLDAEGGLQWPCRDADDPGTRYLYEDGFNFEDGKARFVPADMGRPGELPDETYPLTLTTGRVMYHFHTGTLTRRAPGLTHHVPESFVEIHPATAESLGVADDEYVRVASARGSVVVRAFVTDRVGEGVVFVPMHFAEGAANALTQGDTVDPESGIPEYKVSSVRVERVEGETEPSTLAGAPGDD from the coding sequence GTGAGCGCCGACGACCCCCTGCCGCGGGTGCCGGGTGTCGATAACCCGACCCATGAGACGCCGCTGACGGAGGACTTCGAGACGGGCACCGCGAACGACCCGCCCGTCGGCGCGGCGGCGGAGACGACCCTGACCGTCGACGGCACGGAGGTGACGGTGCCGGCCGGCGCGACCCTGCTCGACGCCGTCGAGGCCGCGGGCGCGGGCGACGACGTGGCCGCGCTGTGTCGCTACGACCGCGAGAGCGAGGCCACGGACCTCGTGGGGCCGCGCTCCACCTGCCGGACCTGCACCGTCGAGGCGGACGGCGACCTCGTGGCCTCGTGTTCGCGGCCGGCGCGCGACGGCACCGAGGTGCGCACCGACGCCGCGGAGGCCGCCGAGGCCCGCGAGGTGAACCTCGACCTCGTCCTCTCCAACCACAACCTCCGGTGTACGACCTGCGGGAAGAACGGCCGGTGTGAGCTCCAGGACACGGCCGTCGAGCAGGGCGTCGAGCACCCGCGCTACGGCGTCTTCGACGACCGGAGCGAGTACGAACCGCTCGACGACTCCTCGCCCAACATCCAGATAGACCGGAACAAGTGCATCACCTGCAACCGCTGTGTCGAGGCCTGCAACGACGTGCAGGTGCAGGGAGTGCTCAGGATAGAAGGGACGGGCGAGGACACCCGCATCGGGTTCATGAGCGACGCGGAGACGATGGCCGACTCCCAGTGCGTCTCGTGTGGCCACTGCGCCACCGTCTGTCCGACCGGGTCGCTCGTGGAGACGGGCTACGCGGACGCTCAGACGCTCCCGATTCCGGGGTTCAATCAGAAGAACTCCATCGGGAAGACCGTCGGCGGCGAGGACCGCCCCGACCCCGCCGAGGGGAAGTCGGGCGTCGCGCGGTTCATGGCGCGGGCGCGGGCGTCGGCCCGCGACGCCGGCGAGCGGGGCTTCCTCGCGGCCGAACACGCGGCCGAGGCCGTCGCCGCCAAGACGCTCCCCGAGGGACGGCTGTTCGACGTCGCCGACGCGACGGCGCGCTTCCGGGGCCGCGACATCGACGCCACCGAGACCACCTGCGGCTACTGTGCGGTCGGCTGTCGCTTCGAGGTCCACACGAAGGGCGACGAGGTGCTCGGGGTGCGCGCCACCGACCCCGAGGGGGCGCCGGCGAACGACTTCTCGACGTGCGTGAAGGGGAAGTTCGGCTACGAGTTCGCGGGGAGCGACGACCGGCTCACGAAGCCGCTCGTCCGCCGCGACGGCGACCTCGAACCGGCGTCGTGGGACGAGGCGCTCGACCGGGTGGTCGAGGGGTTCGAGCGCATCCGCGACGACTACGGGCCCGAGGCGCTGGCCGCGTTCGCCTCCTCGAAGGCGACGAACGAGGAGAACTACCTGATGCAGCGGCTCGCGCGCGACGTACTCCGGACGCCGAACATCGACAACTGCGCGCGCCTGTGTCACTCCTCGACGGTCGCGGCGCTGCTCCAGACCGTCGGCTACGGCGCGATGACGAACTCCATCGCGGACGTGGCCGGCGCGGACGCCTACCTGATAACCGGGTCGAACACCACCGAGTCGCACCCGGTCCTCGCGACGCGCATCAAACAGAACGTCCGCGACGGCGCTGACCTCGTCGTCTTCGACCCCCGAAGGACCGGCATCGCGGAACACGCCGACCAGTACACGCGGACGGACCCGGGCTACGACGTGGCGTGGCTCAACGGCCTCACCCGGTACGTCATCGAACACGACCTCCACGACGCGGACTACGTCGAGGAACACGTCCACGGCTTCGACGAACTCCGCGAGAAGGTCGAGCCGTTCACGCCCGCGGAGGTCGAGCGGCTGGCGGGCGTCCCGCCCGAGGAGCTCGCGAGCGCGGCGGAGACGCTCGCCGACGCCGAGAACGTCGTCTTCGGCTGGGCGATGGGGCTGACCCAGCACAGCCACGGGACGGCCAACGTCCTCGCGGTGGCGAACCTCGCGCTCGTGCTCGGGCAGGTCGGCAAGCCGAACGCCGGCCTCTCGCCGTTCCGCGGCCACAACAACGTCCAGGGCGGGGGCGGCGACATGGGCACGCTCCCGAACAAGCTCCCGGGCTACCGGGACCCGGCCGACCCCGACGTGCGCGCCGACTTCGCCGACGTGTGGGGCGCGGAGCCGCCCGCGGAGTACGGGCTGAAGGTGCCCGAGGTGTTCGACGCCGCGCTCGACGGCGAGGTCCGGGGGCTGTACGTGATGGGGGAGAACCCCGCGCTCTCCGAGCCCGATATCGGCCACGCCGACGAGGCGCTCGACGCGCTGGAGTTCCTCGTCGTGCAGGACCTCTTCCGCACGGAGACGGCCGAACACGCCGACGTGGTACTTCCCGCCGCCTCGTTCGCGGAGACGGACGGCACGTTCACGAACACGGAGCGGCGCGTCCAGCGCGTCCGCCCGGCGCGCGACGCACCGGGGAAGGCGCGCGCGGACTTCGATATCCTGACCGAGGTCGCGGCGCGGTTCGGCGCGGACTGGGACTACGACTCGCCCGCCGACGCGATGGACGAGATAGCCTCGCTGGCACCCATCTACGGCGGCATCAGCCACGACAGACTCGACGCCGAGGGCGGCCTCCAGTGGCCCTGCCGGGACGCAGACGACCCCGGGACGCGCTACCTCTACGAGGACGGCTTCAACTTCGAGGACGGGAAGGCCCGCTTCGTCCCCGCCGACATGGGCCGGCCCGGCGAACTCCCCGACGAGACGTACCCGCTCACCCTCACGACCGGGCGGGTGATGTACCACTTCCACACCGGGACGCTCACCCGACGTGCCCCGGGGCTGACCCACCACGTCCCCGAGTCGTTCGTGGAGATACACCCGGCGACGGCGGAGTCGCTCGGCGTCGCGGACGACGAGTACGTCCGGGTCGCCTCCGCGCGCGGGTCCGTCGTCGTCCGTGCGTTCGTCACCGACCGCGTGGGCGAGGGGGTCGTCTTCGTCCCGATGCACTTCGCGGAGGGCGCGGCGAACGCGCTCACACAGGGCGACACCGTGGACCCCGAGTCCGGCATCCCCGAGTACAAGGTGTCGAGCGTCCGCGTCGAGCGCGTCGAGGGGGAGACGGAGCCGTCGACGCTTGCAGGCGCACCGGGCGACGACTGA
- a CDS encoding NADH-ubiquinone oxidoreductase-F iron-sulfur binding region domain-containing protein, which produces MSSEDTLRVTVGGATGGAAVASAARAAGATVREVGPAGAAALEPLAFATVGGRTAVHARVAPADAEPLAAAVAEGRLPTDGALEVADGGHEARPAFSHPTLSTGERRVLARAGWADPADAAPLTDGVHTDSDAVEAAVREAGLRPRGRGDGATVDADAVHETWDLAREASGDPVVVVNAAESDSRITGDRLLLEADPATVIDGALAVARIVGATETVVLLPADADLAAARIEAVAGDRVEVVAAPDDFRVAEPTMALESMEGADRIEARRRPPGPAEYGLFGRPTAIHTPRTLAQVVALVREGTVGARADPGTRLVTVSMDHERATVEIPTDAPLREATGALGTPEFRFATVGGRFGGLTRSLDTPANADAMAAARLGTEGAIALHGEDDCAVALAGRRAKLAREENCGRCVPCREGSKQLHGMLRDLYDGRFDEGRLTELGRTVRDTSLCSFGVAAARPVLTAVEEFGPEFRAHAEGRCPAGECP; this is translated from the coding sequence ATGTCATCCGAGGACACGCTCCGCGTGACCGTCGGCGGGGCGACCGGCGGTGCCGCCGTGGCCTCCGCCGCCCGCGCGGCCGGCGCGACGGTCCGCGAGGTCGGGCCGGCGGGCGCGGCGGCGCTCGAACCGCTCGCGTTCGCCACGGTCGGCGGCCGCACCGCGGTCCACGCACGGGTCGCGCCCGCCGACGCCGAACCGCTCGCCGCGGCCGTCGCCGAGGGACGGCTCCCGACCGACGGCGCGCTCGAAGTCGCCGACGGCGGCCACGAGGCGCGCCCGGCCTTCTCGCACCCGACGCTCTCGACGGGCGAGCGTCGCGTCCTCGCCCGCGCGGGGTGGGCGGACCCGGCCGATGCCGCCCCTCTGACCGACGGCGTCCACACGGACTCGGACGCCGTCGAGGCGGCGGTCCGCGAGGCCGGCCTCCGGCCGCGGGGCCGGGGCGACGGCGCGACCGTCGACGCCGACGCGGTCCACGAGACCTGGGACCTCGCCCGCGAGGCCTCGGGCGACCCGGTCGTCGTCGTCAACGCCGCCGAGTCCGATTCCCGAATCACGGGCGACCGCCTCCTGCTCGAAGCCGACCCCGCCACGGTTATCGACGGCGCGCTCGCGGTCGCGCGAATCGTCGGCGCGACGGAGACGGTCGTGCTCCTGCCCGCGGACGCGGACCTCGCGGCGGCCAGAATCGAGGCCGTCGCGGGCGACCGGGTCGAGGTCGTCGCCGCGCCCGACGACTTCCGCGTCGCGGAGCCCACGATGGCGCTCGAATCGATGGAGGGCGCGGACCGCATCGAGGCGCGCCGCCGCCCGCCCGGCCCCGCCGAGTACGGGCTGTTCGGCCGGCCGACGGCGATACACACCCCCCGGACGCTGGCGCAGGTCGTCGCGCTCGTCCGCGAAGGTACCGTCGGCGCGCGCGCCGACCCCGGCACCAGGCTGGTGACGGTGTCGATGGACCACGAGCGCGCGACGGTCGAGATACCGACGGACGCGCCGCTGCGCGAGGCGACGGGCGCGCTCGGCACGCCCGAGTTCCGGTTCGCGACCGTCGGCGGGCGGTTCGGCGGGCTGACGCGCTCGCTCGACACGCCGGCGAACGCGGACGCGATGGCCGCCGCGCGACTCGGCACCGAGGGCGCGATAGCGCTCCACGGCGAGGACGACTGCGCCGTCGCGCTCGCGGGCCGCCGCGCGAAGCTCGCCCGCGAGGAGAACTGCGGGCGCTGCGTCCCCTGTCGCGAGGGGTCGAAACAGCTCCACGGGATGTTACGGGACCTCTACGACGGCCGGTTCGACGAGGGGAGGCTGACGGAACTCGGGCGGACGGTGCGCGACACCTCGCTGTGTTCGTTCGGGGTCGCGGCCGCCCGGCCCGTCCTCACCGCCGTCGAGGAGTTCGGGCCCGAATTCCGTGCCCACGCCGAGGGGCGGTGTCCCGCGGGTGAGTGCCCGTGA
- the hisC gene encoding histidinol-phosphate transaminase has product MQPRDLSAHTPYEAGRGIEETARELGVDPEDLVKLSSNENAWGPSPKAVVAIREAAAAVHAYPKASHADLQAALADRFDVADGQVWLANGGDGALDYLARALLAPGDEVLVPEPGFAYYAMSARFHHGRVNEYPLRKAEDFEQTAEGVLDAYDGERVVYVTSPHNPAGTEMPPDEVRALADRTNDDTLVVVDEAYGEFSETPSAVSLLGERDDVAVLRTFSKAYGLAGCRLGYAVVPDDWADAYARVNTPFAASEIACRAGLAALEDDDHVERTVEGARESREYMYEHLDCPTWESGGNFVLAEVGDGTRVFEAAKREGVIVRDTTSFGLPECVRITCGTPEMTERAVGTVNDLL; this is encoded by the coding sequence ATGCAACCACGGGACCTGTCCGCGCACACGCCCTACGAGGCCGGGCGCGGCATCGAGGAGACGGCCCGCGAGCTGGGGGTCGACCCCGAAGACCTCGTGAAGCTCTCCTCGAACGAGAACGCGTGGGGACCGTCGCCGAAGGCCGTCGTCGCCATCCGCGAGGCCGCCGCCGCGGTCCACGCCTACCCGAAGGCCTCCCACGCCGACCTGCAGGCCGCGCTCGCCGACCGCTTCGACGTGGCGGACGGGCAGGTGTGGCTCGCCAACGGCGGCGACGGCGCGCTCGACTACCTCGCGCGCGCCCTGCTCGCCCCCGGCGACGAGGTGCTCGTCCCCGAGCCGGGCTTCGCCTACTACGCGATGTCCGCGCGCTTCCACCACGGTCGCGTGAACGAGTACCCCCTCCGCAAGGCCGAGGACTTCGAGCAGACCGCCGAGGGCGTCCTCGACGCGTACGACGGCGAGCGCGTCGTCTACGTCACCTCGCCGCACAACCCCGCCGGCACCGAGATGCCGCCCGACGAGGTGCGCGCGCTCGCCGACCGCACGAACGACGACACCCTCGTCGTCGTGGACGAGGCGTACGGGGAGTTCTCCGAGACCCCCTCCGCCGTCTCCCTGCTGGGGGAGCGCGACGACGTGGCCGTCCTCCGCACCTTCTCGAAGGCGTACGGGCTGGCCGGCTGTCGGCTCGGCTACGCGGTCGTCCCCGACGACTGGGCCGACGCCTACGCCCGCGTGAACACGCCCTTCGCCGCCTCCGAGATAGCTTGCCGCGCGGGGCTCGCGGCGCTGGAGGACGACGACCACGTCGAGCGCACCGTCGAGGGCGCGAGGGAGTCGCGCGAGTACATGTACGAGCACCTGGACTGCCCGACGTGGGAGTCGGGCGGCAACTTCGTCCTCGCGGAGGTGGGCGACGGCACCCGCGTCTTCGAGGCCGCGAAGCGGGAGGGCGTCATCGTCCGGGACACGACCTCGTTCGGCCTCCCGGAGTGCGTCCGCATCACCTGCGGCACGCCCGAGATGACGGAGCGCGCCGTCGGGACGGTGAACGACCTGCTATGA
- a CDS encoding adenylate kinase family protein, whose protein sequence is MRVALTGTPGTGKTTAADLADAGLDTVHLNEVIREEGFDTGTDEERGSLLADTEALADWLDGRDDALVESHLAHLFDADRVVVLRCHPDELVERLTARGDSEAKARENAEAEALDVVLSEAVAEHGAGNVYEIDTTGRDPEAVAADIEAVVAGEREPSAGTVDFLGWLG, encoded by the coding sequence ATGAGGGTCGCGCTCACGGGCACTCCCGGCACGGGGAAGACGACCGCCGCGGACCTCGCCGACGCGGGCCTCGACACGGTACACCTGAACGAGGTCATCCGCGAGGAGGGGTTCGACACCGGCACGGACGAGGAGCGCGGCTCCCTGCTCGCCGACACCGAGGCGCTCGCCGACTGGCTCGACGGCCGCGACGACGCTCTCGTCGAGTCGCACCTCGCGCACCTGTTCGACGCCGACCGCGTCGTCGTCCTCCGGTGTCACCCCGACGAACTCGTCGAACGGCTCACCGCACGGGGCGACTCCGAGGCGAAGGCGCGGGAGAACGCCGAGGCCGAGGCGCTCGACGTGGTGCTCTCGGAGGCCGTCGCCGAACACGGCGCGGGGAACGTGTACGAGATAGACACCACCGGACGCGACCCAGAGGCCGTCGCCGCCGACATCGAGGCCGTCGTCGCCGGCGAGCGCGAGCCCTCCGCGGGAACCGTGGACTTCCTGGGGTGGCTCGGGTGA
- a CDS encoding CDP-alcohol phosphatidyltransferase family protein, with protein MTLDQYRDVADRALAPLVNAAVSLGITPNGISVLAFAVATAAGASYWVADPGTLPYLLGAVLVFCNGVLDLLDGMVARRTDTASAAGDLLDHVLDRYADIVVLVGLAGGTGEFAIGLAAVTGVLMTSYLGTQAQAVGLDRVYGGLVGRADRLAIIGVVTAVAAFTTAGYAGLSLVGLLLVFFAVVGHLTALQRFYYAMRAL; from the coding sequence GTGACGCTCGACCAGTACCGCGACGTGGCCGACCGCGCGCTCGCCCCGCTCGTGAACGCCGCCGTCTCGCTCGGCATCACCCCGAACGGCATCTCCGTGCTCGCCTTCGCCGTGGCGACGGCCGCCGGGGCGAGCTACTGGGTCGCGGACCCCGGCACGCTCCCGTACCTCCTCGGCGCGGTCCTCGTCTTCTGTAACGGCGTCCTCGACCTCCTCGACGGGATGGTGGCACGACGCACGGACACGGCGTCGGCGGCGGGCGACCTCCTCGACCACGTCCTCGACCGCTACGCGGATATCGTCGTCCTCGTGGGGCTGGCGGGCGGGACGGGCGAGTTCGCCATCGGGCTGGCTGCCGTGACGGGCGTGTTGATGACCTCCTACCTCGGGACGCAGGCACAGGCCGTCGGCCTCGACCGCGTGTACGGCGGGCTCGTGGGCCGTGCGGACCGTCTCGCTATCATCGGCGTCGTCACCGCCGTCGCGGCGTTCACGACCGCCGGCTACGCGGGGCTGTCGCTCGTCGGCCTCCTGCTCGTCTTCTTCGCCGTCGTGGGGCACCTGACCGCGCTCCAGCGGTTCTACTACGCGATGCGGGCGCTCTAA